The Halobellus litoreus nucleotide sequence ACGCGACCGTGTGGGACATCATCCTCCAGATCCAGGAATCGCTCGAAGTCGAGTACGAGACGGGCAACCTCTCGGAGTAATCGACGGTTCTCCCCGTTCACTCGTTTAGTACAACAGTATTATCGTAGATATGCTCTCAGTAACTGACTTACAGAAGACGTACCCGTCCGGTGACGAGGCTCTCAAAGGCGTCTCGCTCGACGTAACGGGTAGCGAGACAGTGGCAATGATCGGGCCGAGCGGCGCCGGGAAGAGTACGTTCATCCGATGCGTGAACCGACTCACCGAACCGACCGGCGGCAGCGTCGAACTCGACGGGCTGGAACTCACGACGCTCTCCGGGAAGAAACTCAGGAACGCGCGTCGCGACATCGGGATGATCTTCCAGGAGTACAACCTCATCGAGCGACTCACCGTGATGGAGAACGTCCTCTCCGGCCGACTCGGCTACGTGAACACGTGGGACGCGTTCCGCCGGAAGTTCGCCGGCGACGACATCGAACGCGCCTATGAGGTCTTAGACCGTGTCGGACTCGAAGGCCACGAGAACAACCGGGCCGACGAACTCTCCGGCGGGCAGCGCCAGCGCGTCGGGATCGCACGGGCGATCCTCCAGCGACCGAAGATCCTGCTCGTCGACGAGCCGACGAGCAGCCTCGACCCCGAGTCCTCGCGGGCGGTGATGGACCTCCTCACCGAGATCGCCGACGAGGACGACATTCCGGTCCTGATCAACATCCACGAGGTCGACCTCGCGGAGGAGTACGCCGACCGGATCGTCGGCCTCCGCGACGGACAGAAGGTCTTCGAGGGCACGCCGGCCGATCTCGACGAGACCGCGCGGGGACAGATCTACCGAGGCGAAGAGATCCCCGAGGGGGCCGGCCCCACGGGCAAGGTAGTGGCAGAAGCCGAGGCCGGCGGCGCCGCCACCGAAGAAGGCGAAATCAGGCGAGGCTAAGATGGCGACCAAAGAAACAGATCGTCGCTCGTGGTCGCGTCCGACGGCGTTCTACAACCACTACGTGAAGTGGGCGGTCTACGTGATTATCGCGACCTTCCTCCTGTGGAGCGCCTGGAACATGCGGATCTCGATGGCCCGGGTGTTCGAGGGATGGAACGCCGCCGTCGGGCTGGTCCAGGGAATGGTCCCGCCGGAGTACACCACGCAGTTCAAGAACGACCTGCTGATCGAGGGCCTCGTCGAGAGCCTCGCGATGTCGGTCATCGCGACCATCGTCGGCGTCATCATCTCGATCCCGGTCGCGTTCATGGCCGCCGAGAACATCGCGCCGAAACCGGTCTACTGGGCCGGCCGCGGAATCATCACTGTCTCGCGCGCGTTCCACGAACTCATCATCGCCATCATCGCGGTCAAGGCGGTCGGGATCGGCGCGCTCGCCGGCGTGATCGCGCTCTCGTACAAGACGATCGGCTTCTTCGCGAAGCTGCTCGCCGAGGAGATCGAGGACATCGACAGCGGGCAGATGGAAGCCACCGAAGCCACCGGCGCAAACCGGATACAGACGATGCTGTTCGGCGTCGTCCCGCAGGTGATGCCGCGGATCGTCGGACTGACCATCTACCGCTGGGACATCAACATCCGCCACAGCACCATCGTCGGCATCGTCGGCGCTGGGGGGATCGGCGCGACGCTTTTGAACTCGTTCGACAAGTACGATTACGACTTCTTCCTGACGATCATCCTCGCGATCATCGCGATCGTGATGCTCGGTGAGCTGATTAGCACCTACATCAGGGGGCGGATACAATGACCGACTACCAGACCTGGGAGCGACGGACGCCCCGACAGCGGATCGTTCGCTACCTGATGATGCTGATCGTGCTGGTCGCCGCTGCGATCTCTTGGCAGCTGCTCCAGATCGAGTACAACTACCTCGGGACCGCCCCGACGGAGTTCATGGATCTGGTCACTCGGATGTACCCGCCGAACGTCGGGTACTCCGGCGAGATCATCTCCCCGATGATCGAGACGATCCACATCGCGATTCTCGGCACGGCGCTGGCGGTCCTGATGTCGATTCCGGTCGCGCTGATCGGCGCGGAGAACACGACGCCGAACCGGCTCACCTTCCTGCTCGGGAAGTTCATCATCTCCGCCTCGCGGTCGGTGAACGTGATCATCTGGGCGCTGGTCTTCGTCATCGTCTTCGGGTCGGGCGCGCTGGCGGGGACGCTCGCCATCGCGGTCCGCTCGATCGGCTTCTGTTCGAAACTCATCGCCGAGGCCATCGAGGAGATCGATCCCGGACAGGTCGAAGCGATCCAAGCGACCGGCGCGAACTCGGTCGAGGCCGCCATCTACGCCATCGTGCCGCAGGTGAAGCCGGCGCTCATCGGCGTCTCCACCTACCGATGGGACATCAACGTGCGCGCCTCGACGATCATCGGGTTCGTCGGCGCGGGCGGGATCGGCGTCGAACTGAACACGTCGATCAACTTCTTCGCGTGGCAGCAAGTCCTCACGATCCTCCTGGCGATCCTCGCCATCGTCATCTTCAGCGAGGTCGTCTCGGCGTACCTACGCCGGAAGGTGCGCTGACCACCGGCGCTCGTTTTCGCGTCGCTTTCGTCCCACGCCTCCGATTCTCTCCGATCCGTAACCGACGCAGATGCGACGGACGCTCAGTCGGTTCCACGTGGCCGATCGAGCAGCCATCGGCCCTCCCGCGTCGATAACGAGCCGTCAGCCACGGGAGGGACCGAGCCGGCAGGACACCGGTGCGTATCCGGCGATCGGGCTTTGCGACAGGGAGGGCAAACAGAGACCGCAGAATACCACATCAAATCACGAGCCTATCAGTATGAGGATCACCAGTACCGAACACGCATCCCCACATTCGCTACAGAGCGGGGGCGATACGTACCAGAAAAGAAGAATGTATTATCGAGCGTCCGCTGTTCGGCTATATAGAACTAGCGGGAGCTTCGAAGAGCGAGATGTGGGACGAAAATCGGACCGATCGAGCCAGTGCGTCCGAAGTGAATTCGATCTGCTTTTCACGGGTTTCAGACCCGCTGTCGGTTGACGCCGTGTCGCGAGAGCGGACACGACCAGTCGGATCGCCGCCAGAGAGTAAATACTGATTATACGATGAGTTTCGTTTCTCGAAACTCAGAATTTCAAGTGTTGTTTTTCCTGGCCGGGTAAAGATTTAATCGTTTTATAAATTCTCGTCTTTGTACATCTAGTAGTGTTTCAGAAGGCCGCAATCTATCGACAGACTCAGACGGTGCACGAGATATCGATATTAGATTTCAGTTTCATATATTCAAACTTTTAATTTAAAACGGTCACAGGCCGTCCCGGTCGGCTCGAAACGCGTCCGCGATGACTGAAGCGGCTCCGAATACGAACGAGCAGAACCGCGCGTACTCGAGTGCGAACGCGACGACAGTGATCTAGGCGGAGAACGGCGAAATCAACGAGAACACGGGCTCGCCGGCGTACGGAGGGGAAGTCGAAGACGAGGTGTTTCACCCCACTATTGTCCGCTACTGTGAAATATGTTACCACGGTTATTCGGGCGTTCGTGTAACGAAACCGCTGAAAACCCGCATATTGAATCGTTTTACCGTCGTCGTAGCGAGCTGCCGCTCAGACACGCCGAAGTAGCGCACCTATACACCGATATATATAGAAAATACCAAAGAATTTTGTATGTAAAATGTAATCATATAGCGAGTACAAATGGTGCCAGAAAAAACCAGACGGAAGTTCCTCAAAGGTGCAGGCGCAGCGACCGTCGCGGGACTCGCAGGGTGTTCGAGTCAGAACGGCGGCGGCGACTCGGGCGGCGATTCCGGGGGCGATTCGGGTGGAGACTCGGGTGGAGACTCCAGCGGAACGACGATGGGGTCGGGTCAGAGCGAATCCGTCACGATTCAGTTCTGGCACGCGATGGGGGGCGACCTCGCGCAGCGCATCGACGACATCGTGAACAACTTCGAGGAGCAGAGCGACGGGATCACCGTCGAAACGACGTCCCGAAACAGTTACCGGGACAACCTCAACGCGACGACGTCGGCGGTGAGTTCCGGGAACCCGCCGGCGCTCTCGCAGATCTTCGAGATCGGAACGCAACTGGCGATCGACAGCCAGGCGTTCGTCCCGGTCGAGGACATCATTCCGAGCGATCGCATCAACTTCGACAACTTCCTCGACCCGGTGCTGGACTTCTACCGCGTCGACGGGAAGTTGAATTCGATGCCGTTCAACTCCAGTAACGCGATTATGATGTACAACCGGGACGCCTTCGAGGAGGCCGGACTGGATCCGGACTCCCCGCCCACGACGTATCAGGGCATCACGGACGCCGCGAACACGCTCACCAGCGAGGGCGTCGTCGACCAGGGGATGACGTTCCCGAACCACTCGTGGTTCGTCGAGTCCTGGTTCGGACAGCAGAACACGACGCTCGTGAACAACGAGAACGGGCGGAGCGGACGCGCGACGGAGTCGAACCTCGACAGCGAGGCCGCCCAGAACATCTTCGAGTGGTGGGTCGACCTCTACGACCAGGATCAATACCTCAATCCGGGAATCGAGGCGTGGGGGCGAGGCCCAGCAGGCGTTCCTGACCCAGCAGACGGGGATGATCATCTACTCGACGTCGAGCATCGCGCCGATGAAGCAGGGCGCCGCCGACAACGGGTTCGAACTCGACACCGCGTACCTGCCCGCGCCCGGCGGCGATCGGACGGGGATCCCCATCGGCGGGGCGTCGCTGTGGGTCCCGCAGGGGCTCTCGGACGCGCAACAGCAGGCCGCCGCGGAACTGCTCCTGTTCATGACGCAGCCGGAGCAGCAGGCGCAGTGGCACACGGGGACGGGTTACTTCCCCGTCCGGGAGGAGTCGATCACGCAACTCGAAGACGACGGCTTCTACGAGGAGAACCCGGCGTTCCGGACGGCGATCGACCAGCTCAACGAGACCGAGAGCAGCCCGGCGACGAGCGGGGCCCTGATGGGGCCGTTCCCGGAGGTCCGCACCATCATCGAAGAGGGCTACGTGAGTATGATCCAGGACGGCGGCCCGAGCGTCTCCGACGGACTCTCACAAGTCAAAAGCGACGTCGACAGCGCGCTGCAGAGCTACAACGACCGGGTCTCGTAATCGACTCACCCTCTCTGAGAGAATGCCAGAATTTACCAAACCGTACGAGTCGCGGTGGCAGGCGTTTCTGCTGCTGCTGCCGACGTTCGCGGTCCTGATCGCGTTTCTGTACTATCCGGGAGTCGAGACCTTTCGGTTGAGTCTCCAACAGACGATTCTCCTGGGCACCCGAAAGACGTTCGTGGGGCTGGAGAACTACGCGACGCTGTTGACCTCCTCGACGTACCACTGGAGTTTCGCGATCTCGGTCGCCTTCGCCGCGGTCGTCGTCATCGGCACGCTCGTGGCGTCGCTGGTCGTCGCGTATCTCCTCTTCCAGGTCGACATCGGATCGTCGACGTACCTGATCGCGGCGATATGGCCGTACGCGCTGCCGACGGCCGTCGCCGCGTCGGTGCTGCTGTTCCTGCTGCATCCGTCCCTGGGGATCATCACCTACGTGCTGGAGAGCCTCACCGGGACCTCGCTGGACTGGTTCACGAGCGGCCCGCAGGCGTTCGCGGTCGTCGCCGTCGTGGCCATCTGGAAGCAGTTGGGGTACAACATCATCTTCATGGTGGCGGCGCTGAACAACATACCCGAGACGCTGACCGAATCGGCCAAACTGGACGGTGTCGGCCACCTGAAGATGCTCTATCGGGTTTACGTCCCCCTGATGTCGCCGACGCTGGTCTTCCTCGTGGTGATAAACACCATCTACGCGTTCTTCCAGACGTTCCCACTCGTCGACCTGATGACGAGCGGCGGACCGAACGAGGCCACGAACCTGCTGATCTTCAAACTGTACCGCGACGCGTTCGAGTTCAGTAACCTCGGACTCGCGTCCGCGGAGTCGGTCGTCCTGTTCGCCATCGTGGCGATACTGATGTACGTCCAGTTGCGGCTGTCGGAGAGCTACACTACCTATGCGTGATACGATGTGCGAAACCCACCAGTTGAGCCGACGGCGCGAGCCCCGCTCGTCGCGACGAACCGATGCACCGAGGACCGCCCGTCCCGGAGGAGTCTGACAGATGGCAACACGGTCATCTTCCGAGTCGGCGCTCGCTCGGTTGCTACCCGGGGACGTCGACGCCGAGCAGGCGCTCATTCACGGCGGGCTCGCGGTGTCGATTTTCCTGATGGGGCTGCCGCTGCTCCTGGCGCTGATTATGAGCACGCAGAACACGACGGAGGTGTATCAGATCACCAACGTCGGAATCGGGAGTCAGGGGCTCTCGAACTACGGGACCGTGCTCGGCGAGTACAACTTCGGACAGTACATGATCAACTCGGTCGTGATGTCGGTGATCATCGTCGTCGGGAAGGTGACGCTCTCGCTGTTCGCGGCGCTGGCGCTCGTCTACTACCGGTTCCCCTACGAGCGCGCCGTGTTTATGTTCATCCTGCTCACGCTCCTGTTGCCGGTCCCGGTCCGGATCGTGCCGCTGTTCGACCTGATGGCGCGGCTCGGCTGGGGGAACACCCTGATGGCGATCACCGGGCCGTACATCGCGAGCGCGACGGCGGTGTTCCTGTTCCGACAGCACTTCATGTCGATTCCCGCCTCGCTGGTCGAGAACGCACACCTCGACGGCGTCGGGCCGCTGACGTTCCTCTGGAAGGTGCTGATCCCGATGTCGAGAGGGATGATCGCCGGCGTCTCGGTGATCACCTTCATCTACGCGTGGAACCAGTACCTCTGGCCGCTCATCATCATGAGCGATCAGAACAAGCAGGTGGTGCAGGTCGGGCTTCGGTTCCTCCAGGCGGCCTCGCAGTCGGGGCTCACGCGGTGGGGAATCATCATGGCCGGCGCGGTGATCGCGCTCCTGCCACCGCTCTTGGTACTCATCATCATGCACCGCCCGCTCCTCAAGACGCTGGCGATCCAACAGAAGTGATCACACATGTCTGATATCAATATCCGTGATTTGACGAAGGAGTTCGACGACGTAACGGCAGTCGACAACATCGATCTCGACGTGAAAAACGGGGAGTTCCTCGTGCTGGTCGGTCCCTCGGGGTGCGGAAAGTCGACCACGCTCCGGATGATCGCCGGGCTGGAGGACATCACGAGCGGCGAACTTCGCATCGGCGACCGCCGCGTGAACGATCTGGAACCGAAGGAACGGAGCATCGCGATGGTGTTCCAGAACTACGCGCTGTATCCGCACATGACCGGGGCGGAGAACATGAAGTTCGGGATGAAGTCGGTCAGCGACTACACCAGCGAGGAGATCGACCAGCGCGTCAGAGACGCCGCCGACATCCTCGACATCCCGGAGTTGCTCGAGCGCCGACCGAGCGAACTCTCGGGCGGGGAGCGACAGCGGGTCGCCATCGGCCGAGCGATCGTCCGCGAGCCCGACGTGTTCCTCCTGGACGAACCGCTGAGCAACCTCGACGCGAAGCTCCGGGTGCAGATGCGCGCGGAGCTGTTGCAACTGCATCGGGAACTCGACGCCACGACCCTCTACGTGACCCACGATCAGACCGAGGCGATGACGCTCGGCGATCGGGTCGCGGTCCTGAACGACGGAGAGATCGAGCAGGTAGATCCCCCGCAGATGCTCTATGACTTCCCCGACACGCGGTTCGTCGCGGAGTTCATCGGCAGCCCCGCGATGAACATCGTCCCGGTCGAACTCACGGGGGGCGACGAGCCCTACGCTCGACACGAGCACTTCGAGCTATCGCTGCCGAACCCGGAGCTGTTCACCGAGCGACCGGACTCGGCGTACTTCGGCGTCCGTCCGGAAGACATCTCGCTCGCGGACAACGTGGCGGGCGAGGCCGAGACCTTCGAGGCCGAAGTGAGCGTCACCGAGCCGCTCGGGGAGTCGCTCCTCATCCACTGTCTGCTCGGCGACGACGAACTCCACGTGAAGGCCGAAGCGCGGAGCGAGATCGATCCCGGCGACACGATCGAGCTCCAGGTCGACGAGGAACGACTGCACGTCTTCAACGACGCCGGCGACGCGATCTATCACTCCTCGCCGCGAGGAGCGTCGACGTCCGACACCGTCGAGACGCAGGTCGAACCTTGATGCGCGGGAGGACGGACGTCGCAGGGTTCGACTGGGCGTCTATCAGCACGCCGTCGCCCCTGGCCGTGACGGCGCGTGAGCCAGCATCCCGGAACTCGGCAGGGGGGCGCTGAGATGCGCCCGATCGCCCACCGCGGGTGTATGGCGCAGTACCCGGAGAACACCCTGGAGGCGTTTCGGCGCTCAGCCGCGGTCGTGGAGATGATCGAGACCGACGTCCAGCGGTGCGGCTCCGGCGAACTGGTCGTCTTCCACGACGAGACCCTCGATCGGGTGACCGACGCGACCGGCGAGGTGGCGTCGACGCCGCTCTCGACGCTCAGAGCCGCCTCGGTCCTCGGAACCGACGAGTCGATTCCGCTCCTGACCGAGGTGTTCGAGGCCGTTCCCCCGAGCGTCGGGCTGAATCTCGAACTGAAGGGAACGGACGTCGCGGCCGACGCCGTCGAGATCGCCGGGCGGTACGACCACGAGGTGATCGTCTCCTCGTTCCGGCCCGACGACGTCGCGGACGCTCGCGACGCGGGCGCGGCGGCGGTCGCGTTCCTGCTCTACGCCGACGCCGACGCGACTGCCGAGTTCGACGTTTCCGGCGCGCTCGACGTCGGCGAGGACCTGGACTGTTCGTACGTCCACCCGCACGTGCATCTCTGTCTCGACACCGACGTCGTCGAGCGAGCGCACGCCAGGGGGTTCGGTGTCAACGCCTGGACCGCCGAGCAGCGCGAAACGATCGGCGAACTCCGCGCGCGCGGCGTCGACGGCGTCGTGATCGACGACTGCGGGTTGGCGGACGACTGTCGGGACGGGTGAGGCTTCTCTCGGGCGTCACGCTTCTCGGTCACAGAATCTGGACCGCGCCGACGCCGACGAGACCGAGCAGCGCGAGATACGCCGAGCGGGTGGTGACGGGAACGAGCAGGTTCCGGTTGATACCGACCGCGAGCCAGACCTTGACGAAGATGCTCGCGAGCGTGCCGGCCAGGACGCCCTGGGCGGCGACGGCCGGCGTGACCTGACCGGTGCTCGCGAGCGAGACGGCCGTCGTCGTGGTCGTCCCGCTGGACAGGAGTCCGCTGAGGAAGCTCGTGAGGAGGAAGCCGGCCGTGCCGAACATCTGCTGCGCGCCGGCGGTGAGCACGAGGACGAGGAGGAACAGTCCGCCGAACGTCAGCGCGTTCGCGCTGCTGAACGGCGAGTCGAGGTCGAGTTCCATATCGCCGGTCCAGTTGCGTTCGTAGCCGGTCAGCGCGATGCCGCCGACGGCAATCAGTCCGAGCGGCAGGCCGACGCTGAACGCGGACTCCGGCACGAACGCGACGACGATGATGATGTTCCGGACGGCCATCGCGGCGTCGGCGACGAGGATCGTCGCCACCGCGAGGTTGAGGATCCCCGTGTTGGTCTTCGCCCGGTTCGCGATCTCGCCGATCACGGCCGTCGAGTTGACGAGGCCCCCGAAGAAGCCGGTGATCAGCATCCCGCGACCCCCGTATCGCTGCATAATCGCGTAGTTCACGAACCCGATCGCGCTGACGGCGATCACCAGCAGCCAGATGAGTTGCGGATCGATCGCGCCCCACGGGCCGTAGGTGCCGGTGGGCAAGAGCGGGTAGACGACGAAGGCGATGATCGCGAACTCGGCCGCGCCGCGGACCTCCTGGTGTGAGAGCTGATTCGCGAACTGATGGAGCTCCCGGCGGAGGACCAGGAGGAACGAGGACGTGATCGCGATGACGACGCCGACGAGGAGGTAGTCCATTCCGATGAGGACCCCGACGACGTACGCGACGAGTAGCGACGTCGACGTCGTCAGCGCGAGTCCGCCCTCCTCGGTCTCCTCCTCGCGCGCGTCGATAAGTAGCCCGCGGGTACCGAGCAGGATGCCCTGGACGAGCACCAGCGCGCCGCCGAGCGCCAGGAGGATCGTCTGCCCGAGGGTCGCGGCCGCGACGCCGACGAGACTGGTAAGCGTGAACGTTCGGATCCCCGCGGACTTGTTCGACCACTCGCGCTCCAGTCCGAGGAGCATACCCAGCGCTCCCGCCACGAAGAGGTTGAGCACGTCCGCGTTGATCGGAACGGCATCCGGTCCAAACTGCAGCAGCATCACCGTTCACCCGTGGTGTGTCGTCGAAGGAGGTAGAACATATTGATATATACCAGTATTTTCTCTATTTAGGCTATATAGTCCGGGCGCTTAGTTCTTTCGCAGCGCTTCGTAGTAGCCACGATCACACTCCGAGAGTGACCCGGTCTTGTAGGGTATCCTATCGTAGCGTCCGCAACTGAGTACTCGTCCGATCGCACCCGGTCGTGCGATCGAGTGAGCGAAGACGCGCAACCGGTACGATAAACCGCACGGCGAG carries:
- the phnC gene encoding phosphonate ABC transporter ATP-binding protein, which gives rise to MLSVTDLQKTYPSGDEALKGVSLDVTGSETVAMIGPSGAGKSTFIRCVNRLTEPTGGSVELDGLELTTLSGKKLRNARRDIGMIFQEYNLIERLTVMENVLSGRLGYVNTWDAFRRKFAGDDIERAYEVLDRVGLEGHENNRADELSGGQRQRVGIARAILQRPKILLVDEPTSSLDPESSRAVMDLLTEIADEDDIPVLINIHEVDLAEEYADRIVGLRDGQKVFEGTPADLDETARGQIYRGEEIPEGAGPTGKVVAEAEAGGAATEEGEIRRG
- the phnE gene encoding phosphonate ABC transporter, permease protein PhnE, whose product is MATKETDRRSWSRPTAFYNHYVKWAVYVIIATFLLWSAWNMRISMARVFEGWNAAVGLVQGMVPPEYTTQFKNDLLIEGLVESLAMSVIATIVGVIISIPVAFMAAENIAPKPVYWAGRGIITVSRAFHELIIAIIAVKAVGIGALAGVIALSYKTIGFFAKLLAEEIEDIDSGQMEATEATGANRIQTMLFGVVPQVMPRIVGLTIYRWDINIRHSTIVGIVGAGGIGATLLNSFDKYDYDFFLTIILAIIAIVMLGELISTYIRGRIQ
- the phnE gene encoding phosphonate ABC transporter, permease protein PhnE, whose amino-acid sequence is MTDYQTWERRTPRQRIVRYLMMLIVLVAAAISWQLLQIEYNYLGTAPTEFMDLVTRMYPPNVGYSGEIISPMIETIHIAILGTALAVLMSIPVALIGAENTTPNRLTFLLGKFIISASRSVNVIIWALVFVIVFGSGALAGTLAIAVRSIGFCSKLIAEAIEEIDPGQVEAIQATGANSVEAAIYAIVPQVKPALIGVSTYRWDINVRASTIIGFVGAGGIGVELNTSINFFAWQQVLTILLAILAIVIFSEVVSAYLRRKVR
- a CDS encoding carbohydrate ABC transporter permease yields the protein MPEFTKPYESRWQAFLLLLPTFAVLIAFLYYPGVETFRLSLQQTILLGTRKTFVGLENYATLLTSSTYHWSFAISVAFAAVVVIGTLVASLVVAYLLFQVDIGSSTYLIAAIWPYALPTAVAASVLLFLLHPSLGIITYVLESLTGTSLDWFTSGPQAFAVVAVVAIWKQLGYNIIFMVAALNNIPETLTESAKLDGVGHLKMLYRVYVPLMSPTLVFLVVINTIYAFFQTFPLVDLMTSGGPNEATNLLIFKLYRDAFEFSNLGLASAESVVLFAIVAILMYVQLRLSESYTTYA
- a CDS encoding carbohydrate ABC transporter permease, with the protein product MATRSSSESALARLLPGDVDAEQALIHGGLAVSIFLMGLPLLLALIMSTQNTTEVYQITNVGIGSQGLSNYGTVLGEYNFGQYMINSVVMSVIIVVGKVTLSLFAALALVYYRFPYERAVFMFILLTLLLPVPVRIVPLFDLMARLGWGNTLMAITGPYIASATAVFLFRQHFMSIPASLVENAHLDGVGPLTFLWKVLIPMSRGMIAGVSVITFIYAWNQYLWPLIIMSDQNKQVVQVGLRFLQAASQSGLTRWGIIMAGAVIALLPPLLVLIIMHRPLLKTLAIQQK
- a CDS encoding ABC transporter ATP-binding protein translates to MSDINIRDLTKEFDDVTAVDNIDLDVKNGEFLVLVGPSGCGKSTTLRMIAGLEDITSGELRIGDRRVNDLEPKERSIAMVFQNYALYPHMTGAENMKFGMKSVSDYTSEEIDQRVRDAADILDIPELLERRPSELSGGERQRVAIGRAIVREPDVFLLDEPLSNLDAKLRVQMRAELLQLHRELDATTLYVTHDQTEAMTLGDRVAVLNDGEIEQVDPPQMLYDFPDTRFVAEFIGSPAMNIVPVELTGGDEPYARHEHFELSLPNPELFTERPDSAYFGVRPEDISLADNVAGEAETFEAEVSVTEPLGESLLIHCLLGDDELHVKAEARSEIDPGDTIELQVDEERLHVFNDAGDAIYHSSPRGASTSDTVETQVEP
- a CDS encoding glycerophosphodiester phosphodiesterase, producing MRPIAHRGCMAQYPENTLEAFRRSAAVVEMIETDVQRCGSGELVVFHDETLDRVTDATGEVASTPLSTLRAASVLGTDESIPLLTEVFEAVPPSVGLNLELKGTDVAADAVEIAGRYDHEVIVSSFRPDDVADARDAGAAAVAFLLYADADATAEFDVSGALDVGEDLDCSYVHPHVHLCLDTDVVERAHARGFGVNAWTAEQRETIGELRARGVDGVVIDDCGLADDCRDG
- a CDS encoding MgtC/SapB family protein, translating into MLLQFGPDAVPINADVLNLFVAGALGMLLGLEREWSNKSAGIRTFTLTSLVGVAAATLGQTILLALGGALVLVQGILLGTRGLLIDAREEETEEGGLALTTSTSLLVAYVVGVLIGMDYLLVGVVIAITSSFLLVLRRELHQFANQLSHQEVRGAAEFAIIAFVVYPLLPTGTYGPWGAIDPQLIWLLVIAVSAIGFVNYAIMQRYGGRGMLITGFFGGLVNSTAVIGEIANRAKTNTGILNLAVATILVADAAMAVRNIIIVVAFVPESAFSVGLPLGLIAVGGIALTGYERNWTGDMELDLDSPFSSANALTFGGLFLLVLVLTAGAQQMFGTAGFLLTSFLSGLLSSGTTTTTAVSLASTGQVTPAVAAQGVLAGTLASIFVKVWLAVGINRNLLVPVTTRSAYLALLGLVGVGAVQIL